CCACGCCGGCGACCTTCTTCAAAGCCTGTAGTCCGGCCCGACCGGAATGGGACAGCAACTCCAGTCCCGCCTTGGTCAAGGCCCGGTTGAGGCCCTTGAGCGGTACAATATCGGCAATTGTCCCCAAAGCGACAAGATCGAGTCCGTAACGCAGGTCGGGCTCGCAAACCGTCTTCCAGTGACCAAGATCCCGGAGGTGTTTTCGCAACGCGACCAACAGCAAAAATGCCACCCCGACACCGGCGAGATTCTTGAAAGGATAACCGCAATCCGGGCGGGATGGATTGACAATGGCAAGGGCCGCAGGTAGCGTTTCCGGAACCTGATGATGGTCGGTTATGATCAGATCCAGCCCCAGTTCAGCCGCCCGCATGGCCTGTGCGTGCGCGGAAACACCGCAGTCCACGGTCACCGCAAGAGTCGCGCCATGGGTCGCGCAATCTTCCAGGGCCGCGGCGGAAACGCCGTAGCCGTCCTTGAGACGCAGCGGAATATGATAGGAAACCCGGGCCCCGAAGGCCCTCAGGGTTTCAACCAGCAACGCTGTACCGGATATGCCGTCGACGTCATAATCGCCGTGCACCGCAATCTTTTCGCGGTTGCACACCGCCTGCGCAAGGCGCTCTACGGCCTTGTCCATATCGGCCATCAGGCAGGGATCGGGCATACTGGACAGTTTTGCCTGCAAAAAGGCTTGCACCTCATCGAGGGAGCCAAGCCCGCGCCGCAACAGCGCTTCCGATGCAAGTCGCGACAGGCCCAGGCATTGCTGCAAAGCCACGGCATCGAGTTGTTCGCTAACGTCTCGCTCTAACCAGAGCGTGTCGGATGCTTCACTCATATTTCCTCGGATCGATCGGTACGCACCAAAAGTGAAAGGGCCGGAAGGGTTTCCCCCCCCGGCCCCATTTTTACCAGTAACGGCAACCCGCAATCAAGGTGCCTTGACGGCCGCCTGCTTGCGATTCTTGTAGTCATCCCAGAACAGCAACACGGGGCTGGCAACAAAAATCGACGAATAGGTTCCGACCACCACCCCGACCAGCATGGCGAATGCGAAGTTGTGGATGACACCGCCACCAAACAGGAACAAGGCCAGGATAACCAGCAGCGTCGTTCCGGAGGTAAGAATGGTCCGGGACAGGGTTTCGTTGATACTGGCATTGACCCTGGTGGGGAATTCCTCCTTGGTCGATTTCGCGCAGTTTTCGCGGATGCGATCGTAAACGATAATGGTGTCGTTCAGAGAGTAACCGATGATGGCCAGAAAAGCGGCGATGATCGGCAGATCGATCTCCTTGTTGAACAAGGAAAACGCGCCAAGGGTGATAAGTACATCGTGCAGCAGGGCGATGATGGCACCCACGGCGAACTTGAACTCGAAACGAATGGTGATATAGATCAGGACGCCGACCATGGCAAAGACAATGGCCAGCAGACCTTTTTTGCGCAAATCCTTACCGACCTGCGGACCGACCATTTCCACCCTGCGGATTTCAACGGTACCTTCACCGTAGGTTTTTTCCAGGTGAAGGCGAATCTCATCAGCAAGCCCCTCGAGCTCGGAACTGGTATCCTGGGCGCGCAGCAGAAATTCATGGGAATCTCCCTCGAAGTTCTGCACCAGCAAACCCTTCATATCCATCTCCTTAAGAGCGGACT
This DNA window, taken from Syntrophotalea carbinolica DSM 2380, encodes the following:
- the secF gene encoding protein translocase subunit SecF, whose product is MQVIKHDININFVGWRKLALIFSLVLIVVGMGSLVVKGGPNYGIDFSGGTLIQVKFTEATKAAQIKSALKEMDMKGLLVQNFEGDSHEFLLRAQDTSSELEGLADEIRLHLEKTYGEGTVEIRRVEMVGPQVGKDLRKKGLLAIVFAMVGVLIYITIRFEFKFAVGAIIALLHDVLITLGAFSLFNKEIDLPIIAAFLAIIGYSLNDTIIVYDRIRENCAKSTKEEFPTRVNASINETLSRTILTSGTTLLVILALFLFGGGVIHNFAFAMLVGVVVGTYSSIFVASPVLLFWDDYKNRKQAAVKAP